From the genome of Leguminivora glycinivorella isolate SPB_JAAS2020 chromosome Z, LegGlyc_1.1, whole genome shotgun sequence, one region includes:
- the LOC125240771 gene encoding putative fatty acyl-CoA reductase CG5065, producing the protein MESKPSVREFYKGKNILVTGGSGFMGKVLIEKLLYTIPDIGNIYVLIRSKRGKSIKQRWEDMQRSPVFERIKNEKKSALKKIVPIQGDVLYEDLGVSSKDLDTMAEEVSIVFHFAATLRLESPLKDSVAMNTAGTLRAVNVARKFKKLDMFVHLSTAFCYPDYKVLEEKFHSPTADPHDVMRLCDFLDEKQLALLTPSLLNNHPNTYTYTKRLAESLVMDAYPEIPCVIARPTIVCPSMREPIPGWVDSLNGPVGVMLGAGKGVIRTMLCDGSLKAQVIPVDIAINGLIALVPIEVTKETQSEHIPIYTLNGGHLKPTTWGEVLDIGKRYARKYPLAWPLWYPNGDITTNYFLHETKRILFHLGPAYLIDFLLLITGQKRFMIRIQERISQGLEVLQYFTTREWLFPCPNYDAIHTKLSEEDNEVYLTYVDNIDKEEYMIQAVEGGRQFCLKEDFTKIKYNRMYHNFLFVLDIILKIVFWCFVLSFFAAWFEPVRYLFSLGEPVVKHLPFLGPLVRAD; encoded by the exons atggAGTCGAAGCCTTCAGTTCGCGAATTTTACAAAGGCAAGAACATCCTGGTAACCGGCGGCTCCGGTTTCATGGGCAAGGTGCTCATCGAGAAACTACTGTACACCATCCCCGATATCGGCAACATATATGTATTGATCAGGTCGAAAAGGGGCAAATCTATCAAACAGCGCTGGGAGGACATGCAACGGTCACCG GTTTTTGAGagaataaaaaatgaaaaaaagagtGCGCTCAAGAAAATTGTCCCAATTCAAGGGGACGTTCTCTACGAGGATCTGGGTGTCTCCAGCAAGGATCTGGACACCATGGCCGAGGAGGTGTCGATAGTGTTCCACTTCGCCGCGACCTTGAGGCTCGAGTCGCCGCTCAAGGACAGTGTGGCCATGAACACGGCGGGGACCTTGCGGGCCGTGAACGTGGCCAGGAAGTTTAAAAAGCTGGATATGTTTGTGCACTTGTCTACAGCTTTTTGCTATCCTGATTACAAAGTGTTGGAGGAAAAG TTCCATTCCCCTACCGCGGACCCCCACGACGTCATGCGCCTGTGCGACTTCCTGGACGAAAAACAGTTGGCTCTGCTGACACCATCTCTATTGAACAATCACCCGAACACATACACTTATACCAAGCGGCTCGCCGAGAGTTTGGTCATGGATGCGTATCCTGAAATACCTTGCGTCATAGCTAGACCCACAATAG TGTGCCCGTCAATGAGGGAACCCATCCCCGGCTGGGTGGACAGCCTGAACGGGCCGGTGGGCGTGATGCTGGGCGCGGGCAAGGGCGTCATCAGGACCATGCTGTGCGACGGCAGCCTCAAGGCGCAGGTCATCCCCGTCGACATCGCTATCAATGGCCTCATCGCTCTTGTTCCTATTGAAGTCACCAAGGAAACACA ATCCGAACACATACCCATTTATACCTTGAATGGAGGACATCTAAAGCCAACCACATGGGGAGAAGTATTAGACATAGGCAAGAGGTATGCCCGAAAGTACCCCCTGGCTTGGCCATTATGGTACCCCAACGGTGACATTACCACCAACTACTTCCTACATGAAACTAAACGGATTCTGTTCCATTTGGGCCCGGCGTACCTCATTGATTTTCTACTTTTGATCACTGGACAGAAAAGATT CATGATAAGGATACAGGAAAGAATTTCCCAAGGACTGGAAGTATTGCAATACTTCACCACGCGAGAGTGGCTGTTCCCTTGCCCCAACTATGACGccattcatacaaaattatccGAGGAAGATAATGAAGTATATTTAACATACGTGGATAATATAGACAAGGAAGAATACATGATCCAAGCGGTGGAAGGGGGACGCCAATTCTGCCTGAAAGAGGACTTTACTAAAATCAAGTACAATAGAATGTACCACAATTT ccTGTTCGTGTTGGACATCATACTAAAGATAGTGTTCTGGTGTTTCGTGCTCTCGTTCTTCGCCGCGTGGTTCGAGCCAGTCCGCTACCTCTTCTCACTGGGCGAGCCAGTAGTGAAACACCTACCTTTCCTGGGCCCTTTAGTCAGAGCGGACTAA